From Streptomyces sp. SAI-135:
TGGAGGTGGTGTCGCCGAGGTCGAGCGCCTTGGCGAGGACGGTGATCGTGGAGACGCCGATCCCGACGCCGATGATCGCCGTCAGCAGCGGCAGGCCCGCCGCGACCAGCGAGCCCAGGGTGATGACCAGGACGACGGCGGCGATGGCGAGTCCGACGACCTCGCCGATGGCTCCGGGCTCGGCCCCGGCCTGGAGCGCGTCACCACCGACGTCGACGGTCAGCCCGGTGTCCCGGGCGTCGTCGGCGGCCTGCTCCAGGGCCTTGCGGGTGGCGTCCTTCAGTTCCATGGCGGGGGCGTCGTAGCGCACCGACGCGTAGGCGACCGTGCCGTCCTTGCTGACCGCGTGGGTGGTGAACGGGTCGGTGACGGAGACGACCTCGGAGCCGTCGCCCAGCTCCTTGACGGTCTTCGCGACGGTTGCCCTGTTGGCGGCGTCCGTCATCTTCTCGCCCTCGGGCGCCTTGAAGACCACGCGCCCGGTCGCGCCGTCGGCACTGGCTCCGGGGAAACGCTGTTCCAGCAGGTCGAAGGCCTTCTGTGCCTCCGTGCCCGGAATGGAGAAGGAGGTCGATCCGGCGGCGGGCGCGTTGGCCGCGCCGACGCCCGCGAGCGTCAGCAGGGCCACCCACAGGAGGGCGACGAAGTGCCGTCGCCGGAAGGCGAGGCGGCCGAGTTTGTAGAGGAAAGTGGCCACGAGGGCGAACTCCCGGTCAGGTCGTGGGATCTTCAGGGCAGGGGTGATCAGCCCGACGACGTGAGCGGTTACGTCAGGTGGAGGGCTTGCTGGGGAGAGTGGCGGTCAGTCGACCGGAACGCCGAGGGCGGGGAGGACCACGGCGTCGATGTACGAAAGCAGGAAGGACTGGGTCGGCGGCAGCTCGTCGATCATCGTGCGGGCGGCGAACCCGCCGAGCATCATGTGCATCATGAACTCGATCGCCGGGTTGTCCGGGCGTACCTCGCCCCGGTCGATCGCCCGCTGGACCAGCCTGCGGAACTCCGCCATCTCGGGTTCGACGAGATGTTCGCGGAACGCCTTCAGCAGGTCCGGGTTGCCGTGGACCGCCATGGCCAGGCCCCGCATGAGCGCGGAGTTCTGCTCCATGGTGCAGTCGTCCGAGCGCATGGTGAGCGCGTGCAGGTCGCCCTTGAGCGACCCGGTGTCGATCTCGTCGAGACCGATACCGCCCGGCTTGGAGTGCCGGACCGCCTTCGCCACCAGCTCGGCCTTGCCGCCCCACTGGCGGTAGAGCGTGGCCTTGCTGGAACGGGTGCGAGCGGCGACGGCGTCCATGGTGAGGGCGTCGTAGCCGACCTCCCGGAGCAGTTCGAGCACGGCCTCGTACAGCTCGGCCTCACGCTCTGGGGTGATGCGGCTGCGACGC
This genomic window contains:
- a CDS encoding TetR/AcrR family transcriptional regulator — translated: MTEVSTARRSRITPEREAELYEAVLELLREVGYDALTMDAVAARTRSSKATLYRQWGGKAELVAKAVRHSKPGGIGLDEIDTGSLKGDLHALTMRSDDCTMEQNSALMRGLAMAVHGNPDLLKAFREHLVEPEMAEFRRLVQRAIDRGEVRPDNPAIEFMMHMMLGGFAARTMIDELPPTQSFLLSYIDAVVLPALGVPVD